Genomic segment of Acidimicrobiales bacterium:
CGACCGGGGCCTCGGCCCGGGCCAGGACCAGGAGGTCGTCGACGAGCCGCTGCAGGCGGAGCGTCTCGTCGAGCACCTCGCGCTCGGTCGCCTGCCAGTCGGCGGTCTCGGGGTGGGCGAGGTCGACCTCGAGCTGGGCCCTCATGCCGGTGAGGGGGCTGCGCATCTCGTGCGACGCGTCCGCGACGAAGCGCCGCTCCCGGGCGGCGGCCTCGTCGACGGGCCGCAGCGCCCGGCCGACGACGACCCACGTGAGCGCTGCGACCATGAGGAGCAGCAGCGGCGCGCCGATCGCCAGCGTGGTGCCGAGCTCCCGCACGGACTCGTCGACCGGTTCGAGGCTGGCGCCGACGTAGAGGCTCAGCACGCTCGGGCCGCTGCGGACCTGGCGGCCGACGACGGTGAACGCGGTGTCGCTGAGGGCGCCGATCTCGACCGGGTGGGCGACGTAGCCGGAGGTGGGGACCGCGAAGGAGGCGAGGACCGGCTCGCCCTCCACGTTCGGGCTGGCCCGCACGACCTCGCCGGACCCGTCGACGATCTGCGCGAACGCCCGGTCCTCCACCGGGACCGCGACGCTCTCGGGCAGCTCCCCGGCCGCGAGCGCGGCGCCGAGGTCGTCGGCCCGCAACCGCACGGTGGTCTCGAGGTCGGCGGTGAGGGCGCTGCGCTGGCGGTCGACGACGAACCATGCCCCGGCCGCGAGGGCGACGGAGAACGCGAGGGTCGCCGCGATCGTGGCGCGGACCCGGACGCCGTGGCCCACGCGGCGCCGCCACCCCACGCGACCCGGCCGGCGCTCAGGCACCTTCGGCGGCGAGCCGGTAGCCGGCGCCGCGCAGCGTGTGGATCGTGGTCCGGCCGAAGGGCTCGTCGATCTTGCGGCGCAGCCGGCGGACGTAGACCTCGACGGTGTTGGGCTCGCCCTCGAACTCGAAGTCCCAGACCGAACCGAGGATCTCCGTCTTGGTGACCACCTCGTCCGCGCGGCGCAGCAGGAACTCGAGCACCGCGAACTCCCGGGCGGTCAGCCGGATCTCCTGGTCGCCCCGCCACACGCGACGGGAGGCCGGATCGGCCCGGAGGTCGCCGGCGGTGAGGACGACCGGGCGCTCGCGGGCGCCCCGGCGCAGCAGTGAGCGCAGCCGGGCCACGAGCACGACGTAGGAGAACGGCTTGGACAGGAAGTCGTCGGCGCCGGTGTCGAGAGCCTCGGCCTCGTCGTACACGCCGTTCTTGGCGGTGAGCATGAGGATCGGGGTCCAGTTCCCCTCCTCACGCAGCCGCTCGCAGACCTGGTAGCCGTTCACGCCCGGCAGCATCACGTCCAGGACGATCGCGTCGTAGGGCTGCTCCCGGGCCAGCCAGAGGCCCTCGTCGCCGTCACAGGCGACGTCCACGGCGAACCCCTCGGCTTCGAGGCCGCGCCTGACCGCCGCCGCGACTCGCTTCTCGTCCTCGACGACCAGCACTCGGGACACGACAACTCCCTCCACCGGGGTGACCTTGCCCTGTCGTACCTTGACGTGCGCTGAACGCCCGCTGGACGGCCCGTTCAGCTCACGTCAGCGAGCGTCCAGCGGCGAGGGCGGATACTCGGCCCATGGACGAAACCAACACCCCGACCACCCCCACCAATCCCCTCCGGCGGCGCCGCAAGGCGCTGCTCGCCGCCCTGGCCGTCGCCGTGCTGTCGTTCGGCGCCGTGGGCGCGGCGCGGGCCGACGACGACGAGGAGGTCGACGGTGTCGACTGCGTCGACGGGATCGTCGCCGCCACCGGCGCCGAGTGCGACGGCGGCCCCGCCGCCAACCCGACCGACGACAGCGCCGAGGACAGCGCCGAGGACCAGACCGAGGCAGCCGACTAGTGCCGCGTCAGGCAACGTCTGCCCCGTCCTCTACCGGCACTTCGGTGGCAGTGGCCTACGTCGAGGAGGATGGGTTCGCCGGCGGACCTTCGTCGGGTGCGCTGGTGGGCCGTTGCCATGACCGGAATCGAAGCTTTGACCTCTCCGCTTGCCTTGCCGCGCTGGTTCGGACCTAGAGCCAGCCCAGATGACCCGGCCGTCTCGGCCCTGATCGACCGCGTCGCGCGCGGGGCCGGATGGGCAGACATCGGCGGTGGGTTCAACCTCAACCTGCGGATAGACGCTGAGCCGCCGGTTGTCCTCCGGGTTCACAGGCCCTGGGTCCGCCGCGGGCGGGTCGCGGGACTGCGGCGCCTGCGGGAACGGCTCCAGCGGACGCAAGTCCGCGTCGCTGGGCCGATTCGGATTTCCGGCTGCGACCTCCTGAGGGTCGCTGATCGTTGGGCTGAGATTGAGGAGTTCATCGATCACGTCCAGCCACGGGCGGACGAGGACTCCTACGTCCGCCTATTCGAGGAGCTCGGACGCCTTCACACTGCGCTCAAAGCCGTCTGGGAGCCCAGCCCGCCCGAACCCCTCGACGACCACAGAACCTTCGGCCAACTGCGTTACTCGGTCGGCTTCACACGCCGCAGGCTCGGACCCCGCAGCGAGCCGGTCGTGCATCGGATGCGTCAACTGACCGGCGAACTCTCCAAGCTCTGGAAGGAGGTCGAACTGCCATGCACTCCGATTCATGGGGACTACAAATTGGGCAACGCGGGAGAACTGTCAGACGGCTCATGGGCCACCTTCGACCTGGATTTCGCGAGGGTCAGGGAGCGGCTGTACGACATCGCGGCCAGCCTGCACCATGTCGCACAGGGCGGCGAATTGCTCGAGCCGCGACGACTGCTCGACGCCTACGAAGGCACGGCTCCGGAACCGCTGACTCGCGACGAGCACCGTTGGCTCCCCGGGGCTGTAGCCCTTGTACCCCTGCACTGGGCTGCCACCGCGGGGCTCGTGGGCGACGGCATCCACGAGGCTGAGAGCGCAATGACCGCCGCCGAGGCCTGGTGGTCGCGCCGGGCTGAACTCTCGTCGTAGCCCGGCGGCCGCGCTAGGGGGACTGGAGTTCTGAGGCTAGAGAACCGCACGGTATCGCTCCGAGCTGAACTGCCC
This window contains:
- a CDS encoding phosphotransferase; its protein translation is MRWWAVAMTGIEALTSPLALPRWFGPRASPDDPAVSALIDRVARGAGWADIGGGFNLNLRIDAEPPVVLRVHRPWVRRGRVAGLRRLRERLQRTQVRVAGPIRISGCDLLRVADRWAEIEEFIDHVQPRADEDSYVRLFEELGRLHTALKAVWEPSPPEPLDDHRTFGQLRYSVGFTRRRLGPRSEPVVHRMRQLTGELSKLWKEVELPCTPIHGDYKLGNAGELSDGSWATFDLDFARVRERLYDIAASLHHVAQGGELLEPRRLLDAYEGTAPEPLTRDEHRWLPGAVALVPLHWAATAGLVGDGIHEAESAMTAAEAWWSRRAELSS
- a CDS encoding response regulator transcription factor — encoded protein: MSRVLVVEDEKRVAAAVRRGLEAEGFAVDVACDGDEGLWLAREQPYDAIVLDVMLPGVNGYQVCERLREEGNWTPILMLTAKNGVYDEAEALDTGADDFLSKPFSYVVLVARLRSLLRRGARERPVVLTAGDLRADPASRRVWRGDQEIRLTAREFAVLEFLLRRADEVVTKTEILGSVWDFEFEGEPNTVEVYVRRLRRKIDEPFGRTTIHTLRGAGYRLAAEGA
- a CDS encoding HAMP domain-containing sensor histidine kinase: MGHGVRVRATIAATLAFSVALAAGAWFVVDRQRSALTADLETTVRLRADDLGAALAAGELPESVAVPVEDRAFAQIVDGSGEVVRASPNVEGEPVLASFAVPTSGYVAHPVEIGALSDTAFTVVGRQVRSGPSVLSLYVGASLEPVDESVRELGTTLAIGAPLLLLMVAALTWVVVGRALRPVDEAAARERRFVADASHEMRSPLTGMRAQLEVDLAHPETADWQATEREVLDETLRLQRLVDDLLVLARAEAPVDRPQRELVDLDDLVLKGVRRLRVRGKVRIDAGAVHPVQVVADPDALTRVVHNLLDNAERHGRGEVVVTVQENGSHVEVTVTDDGPGVPAERRESIFERFFRSDDARSRDRGGAGLGLAIAQQIVTAHGGTLTLEPTHAGARFVVRLPS